The Breoghania sp. L-A4 sequence CCAACGTCAAGGAGGGCAAGGGCGGCCTGCGTGACCTGCACACGCTGTTCTGGATCGCCAAATATTTCTACCGCCTGCGCTCGGGCAACGAGCTGGTGAAGGCCGGGGTGTTCTCGCGGGCCGAATACAACCGCTTCGTGCAATGCGACGATTTTCTTTGGGCGGTGCGCTGCCACATGCACTTCCTCACCGGGCGGCCCGAGGAGCGGCTTTCGTTCGACATCCAGCGCGAGATCGCCCAGCGTCTGAGCTATACCGAGCATCCCGGCCAGCACGATGTGGAACGCTTCATGAAGCACTATTTCCTCATCGCCAAGGACGTGGGCGACCTGACGCGCATCCTGTGCGCCGCGCTTGAGGAAAAACACGCCAAGCAGACGCCGGGCCTGTCGCGCTTCCTCAACACGCTGAAGCGCTCGAGCCGGCGGCAGCCGCTGGGCAGCAGCAAGGATTTCGTGGTCGAGAACGACCGGCTCAACATCGCTCATGCGGATGTCTTCAAGAAGGACCCGATCAACCTGATCCGGGCCTTTTCGCTCGCCGAGCGCCACGACCTGCTGTTTCATCCCGAACTGATGAAGCTGGTGCGGCGCTCGCGGCGGCTGATCGACCGGTCTCTGCGCGAAAACCCGGAAGCCAACCGGCTGTTCATCGGTATCCTGACCTCGCGCGGGGATCCGGAAACCGTGCTGCGGCGGATGAGCGAGGCCGGGGTGCTGTCACGCTTCGTGCCCGACTTCGGCAAGGTCGAGGCGATGATGCAGTTCAACATGTATCATCACTACACGGTGGACGAGCACCTGCTGCGCGCCATTGGCGTGCTGTCGGAAATCGAGCGCGGCGAACAGGGCGACGATCATCCGCTGTCGACCGAGATCCTCAAGACCACGCAAAACCGCAAGGTTCTGTATGTGGCGCTGTTCCTGCACGATATCGCCAAGGGCAGGCCGGAGGATCATTCCATCGCGGGAGCGCGCATCGCCCGCCGGCTGTGTCCGCGGTTCGGCCTGAACGCCGCGGAAACCGAAACCGTCGCCTGGCTGATCGAACACCATCTGCTGATGAGCACCGTCGCCCAGTCGCGCGATCTCAACGACCGCAAGACGATCACGGATTTCGCCGAGGTGGTGCAGAGCCCGGAGCGGCTGAAGCTGCTCCTGGTGCTCACCGTCGCCGACATCCGCGCCGTCGGGCCCAATGTGTTCAACGGCTGGAAGGGACAACTGCTGCGCACGCTGTACTACGAGTGCGAGCCGGTTCTGGCGGGCGGCTACAGCCTGCCGGCCAGCAGCAAGCGGGTCGAAGCGGCCCAGCGCGAACTGGCCGAGGAATTGGAAGGCTGGAGTGCCGCGGAAATCGAAGCCTACCGCGAGCGCCACTACCCGTCCTATTGGCTGCGGGTGGATCTGCCGCAGAAACTGATGCACGCCGAAATGATCCGCGATGCGGATGCCTCCGGCAAGCAGCTCGCGAGCAAAGTGACCACCCACGCCTTTGAGGGTATCACCGAGATCACCGTGCTGGCCGCCGACCACCCGCGCCTGCTGTCGACGATCGCCGGGTCGTGCTTCGTGGCCGGCGCCAACATCGTCGATGCGCAGATCTACACCACCACCGACGGCCTGGCGCTCGACACGATCTTTGTGACCCGCGAACTGCCGGACGACGCAGATGAGCGACGGCGCGGCGAACGCATCACCACGCTGATCTCCCGGACGCTGTTGGGAGAGGAGAAGCTGCCGAACAGCGTCGCCCAGAAGGCCGCGACGCGCAGCCGCTCCAAGGTCTTCCGGCTGGAAACCGAGGTGCTGGTCAACAATTCCTGGTCCGACCGCTACACGGTCCTGGAGACCTCCGGCCTCGACCGTCCGGGCTTGCTCTACGACCTGACGCGCGAGATCTCGGCTCTCAATCTCAACATCGCCTCCGCGCATATCGCGACCTTCGGCGAGCGCGCGGTGGATGTATTCTACGTGACCGACCTGACGGGACAGAAAATCGCCAATGTCGCCCGCCAGGTCAAGATCCGCGAGCGCATCGCCGCCGCCTTCGACGGCGTTCAGCCCGCCAAGCCCGTCAAACAGGCGAAGGCCGCCTGGCGCAGCATGACGAGCGTGAAATGATCACCGCGCCCGCCCGCCCTGCTCCCGTGTTCCCGACGCATCCGCCAAGGGTGAGAGAGCTGCCGCGATGAGCCTCTTGAAGCATTTCGTCACGGTGGGTGGAGCGACCCTGTCGAGCCGCCTGCTGGGCTTCATACGCGATGTCACCATGGCCGCGATCATCGGGACGGGACCCGTGGCCGACGCCTTCTTCGTCGCGTTCCGGCTGCCCAACCTGTTTCGGCGATTGTTCGCCGAGGGCGCGTTCAACTCCGCCTTCGTGCCGCTGTTCGCCCGGTCGCTCGAGGAGCAGGGCGAGGAGGGCGCGCGCCGGTTTGGCGAGGAAGTCCTCGCCGGGCTGTTCTGGACCCTTTTGGTGATCACCGCGATCGCGGAAGTCGCCATGCCGGCGCTGGTGTGGGTGCTGGCGCCCGGGTTCTACAGCGACCCGGACAAATACGATCTCGCGGTGCTGCTGTCGCGCATCACCTTTCCCTATCTGCTGTGCATGTCGCTCATCGCCTTTCTCGGCGGCATTCTGAACACGTTTGAACGGTTCGCCGCCGCCGCCTTCGCGCCGGTGCTGCTCAACGTCGTGATGATCGCGGTGCTGGGTCTGATCGCGGTGCTTGGGCTCGACGCGGGCCGGGAGAGCGGCATCGTGCTGGCCGGCGGCGTGGCGCTCGCGGGCCTGGTGCAACTGGTCGCCCTGGCCACGGCCCTCAAGCGCTACGGCTTCCACCTGTCGATGAAGCGCCCCCGGCTGACGCCGGGCGTGAAGCGGCTGCTGCAACTGGGCGTTCCCGGCGTCATCGCCGGCGGCATCACCCAGATCAACATCGCCGTGGGGACGATCATCGCATCAACCCAGGCCAGCGCCGTCTCCTATCTCTACTACGCCGACCGCGTGTACCAGTTGCCGCTCGGCGTCGTCGGCATCGCCATCGGCGTGGTGTTGCTGCCCGATCTGTCGCGGCAATTGCGCGCTGGAAACGGCGACGGGGTGCTCCATACCCAGAACCGGGCACTCGAGTTCGCCCTGGCGTTGACCTTGCCTGCCGCCATCGCCCTGATCGTCATCCCGCACCCCATCATCTCGGTGCTGTTTCAGCGCGGCGCCTTCAGCGCCGCAGACACACAGGCCACCACTGCCGCGCTGGCCGCGTTCGGCGTCGGGTTGCCGTCGTTTGTGCTGATCAAGGTCTTCTCGCCGGCGTTCTTCGCCCGTGAGGACACCAAGACGCCGATGTGGTTCGCCGGCGCCGCCATGGTGATCAACGTTGTCGGCGCCTTCGCGCTGTATCCGTTCCTGGCGCACGTGGGCATTGCACTGGCGACGTCACTCGCCGGATGGGCCAATGCGCTGCTGCTGGTCATCACCCTGTGGCGGCGTGGCGACTTCGTGCCCGACGCGGCCCTTGCGAAGCGGCTGCCTCTGATGCTCCTGGCGAGCCTCCTGATGGGCGGCTGCGTCTATGCCGGCGCCTGGGCTTTGGAGGACTGGCTCGCGGCACCCGCCCTGATCCTGCGCGTTGCCGCCCTTGCCCTGCTGGTCACTGGCGGCATGACCGCCTTCGCGCTCTTCGTGCAGCTGACCGGCGCGGTCGACATTGCTGCGCGGCTGAAAGCCTTGCGCTCCAAACGATAGTTGGCGATAACCGCGCGGGCTTTTTGCGGCGGACCCCATCCGTCCGGGCCCGTTGATCAGGGCCTGTCCACAAGGCCCGCACACAGGGAAACATTTGATGAGCGTGTTCGAGCCGCGTGTCTTTTCCGGCGTCCAGCCGACCGGAAACCTGCATCTGGGCAACTATCTGGGTGCCATCACCCGGTTTGTCGCCATGCAGGACACCCATCCTTGCCTCTATTGCGTCGTCGACATGCACGCCATCACGGTCTGGCAGGAGCCGGCCGAGCTGCAGGCCGCCATTCGCGAAGTGGCCAGCGCCTATATCGCCGCCGGCATCGACCCCAAGAAGAGCATCATCTTCAACCAGAGCCAGGTCTCGGGACACGCCGAACTGGCGTGGATCTTCAATTGCGTCGCCCGCATGGGCTGGCTCAACCGGATGACCCAGTTCAAGGAAAAGGCCGGCAAGAACCGCGAGAACGCCTCGACAGGCCTGTTCGTCTATCCCAACCTGATGGCCGCCGACATTCTGCTGTACAGGGCGACCCATGTGCCGGTGGGCGAGGATCAGAAGCAGCATCTGGAGCTGACCCGCGACATCGCGCAGAAATTCAACAACGATTACGCCGGACGGATCGCGGACATGGGTCACGATCCGGAGGCGGGCTATTTCCCGCTGACCGAGCCGATCATCGCGGGCCCCGCCACCCGGGTGATGAGCTTGCGCGAGGGCACCAAGAAGATGTCGAAATCCGACCCTTCCGATCTGTCGCGCATCAATCTGACCGATGACGCCGACACGATTTCGAAGAAGATCCGCAAGGCGAAGACGGACGCCGAAGCGTTGCCCAGCGAGACCGACGGGCTGAAGGACCGTCCCGAGGCGGCCAATCTGGTCGGCATCTACGCGGCGCTCGCTGAACACAGCCCGGAACAGGTGCTGAACGACTTCGGCGGCTCGCAGTTCTCCACTTTCAAGCCCGCGCTGGCCGACCTCGCGGTCGCCAAGCTCGCGCCGATCGCCGATGAGATGCGCCGCTTGAAGGACGACACGGCCTATATCGACCAGGTGCTGGGAGCCGGCGCCGACCGCGCCGACGCCATTGCGCGTCCGGTCATGCAGGGCGTCAAGGACATCACCGGCTTCCTGTCGACCCGCAAGGGCTGAGACCCGGAAACGTTGGGCATTCTGGGGGCGGCTTACGAGCCGCCCCTGTTGCTATGGGCAACAGTGTGCGTCCTTGCCCGACGCGCGGGCGTCCTGGATCGGCGGGCATGGCACATCGCCGAACGAACAAAACACGCAGCAATCACCCGCTTTCGGTTTGAGCAGACCCCCGCACCCCTTGCATGTGTAGAAGAACTGGCAGGCGTCCGTCGGCATCTGCTCGCATTCCGCATGACCGCAACGGGGACAGGTCAACGTCGATTGAAGAATCGTCGTCATTGCAGCGGCCTTCGTTTGCTCAGCGGACATTCACGTCGTTTTCCCAAGTCCGCCGTCGCACGCTCAGACGTCCAGCCCTTCGAACAGCGCGGTCGACAGATAGCGTTCCGCGAAGGACGGGATGATCACCACGATCGTCTTGCCCACCATCTCCGGCCGCTGGCCGACCTTGATCGCGGCAGTCAGCGCGGCGCCGGACGAGATGCCGACCGGCAGGCCTTCCAGCTTCGCCACCAGGCGCGCCATCTCGAAGGACTCGTCGTTGGTGACGGTGATCACCTCATCATAGGCGGAAGTGTCGAGAATTGCCGGGATGATGCCCGCGCCGATGCCCTGGATCTTGTGCGGGCCGGGCTGGCCGCCGGACAGGATCGGGCTGTCGGCCGGTTCTACGGCGACCACGTGCAGGTCGGGTTTGCGGCTCTTGAGCACCTGGGAGACGCCGGTGATCGTGCCGCCCGTGCCGATGCCGGAGACGAAGACGTCGATGTTGCCCTTGGTGTCGTTCCAGATTTCCTCGGCTGTCGTCTTGCGGTGGATCTCCGGATTGGCCGGGTTCTCGAACTGCTGCGGCATCACGGCGTCGGGAATCTCGGACAGCAATTCGTCCGCGCGGGCCAGCGCCCCCTTCATCCCCTTGGAGCCATCGGTGAGTTCGAGTTCGGCGCCAAGCAGCGCCAGCATCTTGCGCCGTTCCACCGACATGGTCTCCGGCATCACCAGAATGATGCGGTAGCCGCGCGCCGCCGCCACGAAGGCCAGCGCGATGCCGGTGTTGCCCGACGTCGGCTCGACCAGCGTCGTCTTGCCCGGCGTGATCTTGCCGTCCCGCTCCAGCGCGTCGATCATGGCGACGCCGATGCGGTCCTTGACGCTGCTCAGCGGGTTGAAGAATTCCAGCTTCGCCAGCAGGTTCGCATTGACGCTCTTTTCCTTGGCAAGCCGGTCCAGCCGTACGATCGGCGTGTCGCCGACCGTGTCCACGATGGAGTTGTAAATCCGGCCTCGTCCGCGCTGCTCGGTCATTTGGGGTTCCTCGCCACTTCGCTAAAAATCGTTGGATGAACGTCTCTTGCAACCCGGCTTCTGCGGCCGGGAGGCAGAAGACTAGAACTGCTTGTCAAAATGCGCGAGTCCGCTTTGCCGCCTTCTCCGCATATGGCGGAAAAAATTGTTCCAACAAGACACGCCGTCTTGGCAGAGATTCAGTGCTCGCAGCGACCCGCGCGTCAGGCGGCCGCGGGCGACAGCCCCAGCATGCCGCCAAGCGCCGCCATGTCATGGATGACGTCTGCGCCTGCGGCCCTCAACGCCTCTGCGCTGGTCTCCGGGTCACCCGCATAGCCCACGGCGCGCATGCCGGCGGCCACCGCCGCCAACACGCCCGGGACACTGTCCTCGACGACAACGCAGCCCGCCGGCTCATGCCCCATGCTGCGCGCCGCGTGCAAAAAAAGATCCGGCGCCGGCTTGCCGTTTTCGACCATGGAGGCGGAAAACAGCACATCGCCCAATAGCGGCAGAAGGCCGGTGACGCCGAGCGTGATGCGCATCTTGGAGACCAGGCCGGAGGAGGCGACGCAAAACGGCACGCCCGCGGCATGCAGCCGCTCGATCTGCGCATGAACCCCGGGAATCGCCGGAACGCCCTGCGCGAAAATCGCTTCGGTTTCGCTGTGCAACCGATCGACCCAGTCCGCGCCCAGGTCCAGCCCGCTTTGCGCCTCGACCATCTTCTGGATCGACGCCGCGCTGCGGCCTGTGAAAGTCCTTCGACTTTCCGCATAGGTCATGGGAAAGCCGTCGCGGGTCAGGACGTCCGCCAGCATCTCGTTGGAACGCTTTTCGGTATCGACGAGAACGCCGTCGCAATCGAAGATGACCAGATCAGGCAGCATGATGGAATTCCAGGGAACTGTGAGGACTGTGGGGCGCGATGTCAGTGCGTTCCGGTTGACCCGAAGCCGCCGGTGCCGCGCCCGGAGTCGTCCAGACTGCCGGTTTGCTGCAGCTCGGCGCGATACACCCGCGCGACCACGAGCTGGGCGATGCGCGCGCCCCGGCTGACCTCGAAGGGTTTGCTCCCGTGGTTGATCAGCAGCACCTTGATCTCGCCGCGGTAGTCCGAATCCACCGTGCCCGGCGCATTCAGCACGGTCACGCCATGGCGCGCTGCCAGGCCTGAGCGCGGCCGCACCTGACCCTCGAACCCCGGCGGCAGGGCTATCGCGATGCCGGTCTCGATCATCGCATAGGCCCCCGGCGCGATAACGACGGGCGCACCCTCGTCCACGGCCGCTGTCAGATCCAGCCCCGCCGCCTCATCGCTCTGATAGGCCGGCTGCGGCAGGCCCACGCCATTGGGCAGGCGCTGGAATTTGACGGGCACGCTCATTCGGCTGACTTTCGTTCGAACTCAGGACTTGTTCAGGCTGGCGGCGATACGGGCAACGAGCCGGCGCGCGACCTCCACCTTGTCCATTTTCGGCCACTCCTCGACACCGTCACGCGAGACGATGCGCACTGTGTTGGCGTCGCCGCCCATCACGCCGCCTGCGTGGTTCACGTCATTGGCGACGATCCAGTCGCAGCCCTTGCGCGCGAGCTTGGACTTGGCGTTGGCAATCAACGCGCTGGTCTCGGCCGCGAACCCGACCACCAGGCGTGGCCGGTCTGCCGCCTTGGAGACGGTCGCCAGAATATCGGGGTTCTCGACGAAGCCCAGCGCCGGGGGTTGGCCAGACGCGTCCTTCTTGATCTTGTCACCCTGCTCGGTATCCACCCGCCAATCGGCGACTGCCGCGGCCATCACGGCCACGTCGCAGGGCAGAGCGCGCTCAACGGCGGCCAGCATCTCGCGTGCCGTCTCCACATGCACCGTCGTGACGCCCGCGGGATCGGCAATCGACACGGGCCCCGAGACCAGCGTCACGTCTGCTCCTGCGGCGGCAGCGGCGGCGGCGATGGCGTGGCCCTGTTTGCCCGACGAGCGGTTGGCGAGATAGCGCACCGGGTCGATCGGCTCGTGGGTCGGCCCGGAGGTCACGAGGAGCTTGACCCCCGCCAGCGGAGCATCCACTGGACCCAGCGCCGCGTCGATCGCGGCCAGAATTTCCATCGGCTCGGCCATGCGGCCGGGCCCGGCCTCTTTGCTTTCCGCCATCTCGCCGGTGTTGGGGCCGACGAAGGCGACCCCATCAGCCTCGAGTGTTGCTAGATTGCGGCGCGTGGCCGGATGCTGCCACATGCGCGGGTTCATGGCCGGCGCGGCAAGCACGGGCTTGTCGGCGGCCAGCAACACCGCCGTGGCGAGATCGTCCGCCAGCCCATGGGCCATCTTGGCCAAAAGATCAGCCGTGGCGGGCGCGATGACGATCAGATCCGCCTCGCGCGACAGCCGGATGTGGCCGACATCGTGCTCGGCGTCGCGATCAAAGAGGTCGGTGAACACGGTGTCGGCGGTTAGCGCGCCCACGCTGAGCGGCGTGACGAAGTTCTGCGCGCCCGCGGTCATCACGGCGCGCACCTGCGCGCCGCGCTCGCGCAGCCGCCGGATCAGATCGAGCGCCTTGTAGGCGGCGATGCCGCCACTGATGATCAACAGGATGCGTTTGCCCTGCAGCATTCCGTCACCGCCGTGTCGCATGGGAAACCAGCCGAGGCATCGGCGGCGTCAGGAACCGACCGGGAAGGCCTGCGGTGCGGGATCGACGAGTCGGGAGCCGCTGCCGGTCGCCTCGTAGATCGCCAGGCCGCGCTCGTTGGTGCCGTCGCTGTTGAAGCGGAACACCCCGTCGACGCCCAGGAACCCATCGCGATTGGTCAGCACGCCGGTGGCGAAACGGCGCGGGCCGGCGTTGCTCACGAGCCCGGCAGCCAGCCGCGTCGCGTCATAGGCCAATGTCGCGTTGCGCGGCGGTGCGCTGCCGTAAGCGGCCTGATAGCGCTGTGCGAAGGCCGTGAAGCCGGGCTTCACCGGCGCCGGATACAGCCCGCCCGCGAGCGCCGGCTCGTTCAGCACCTGAGTGTTGTCCCACTGGCCGCTGCCCAGGAATGTCACCTTGTCGCGGCCGATGCCCTTGGCCGAGAGGATCTGCGCGATATAGCCGGGAACACTGCCGCCGTCGGGCAGGAAAATCGCATCGGCTTGCTTCGCGGCTTCGGCGATCGTGTTGGTCTTGGCCTGCAGATCGGCGGAGTCCACACCGCGGGCGGCGTCGACCTTGTACCGCTCGATGGCGACGATGCGGCCGCCGGCCCGGCCGACCGACTGACGGAAGGCTGCCTCCACAACGGCGCCGTAGCCGTTATCGGGAATCAGCGCCGCGAATGACCTGCGGCCCTGACTCGAGGCGTAGGAAATCACCCGCGCCGTATCCTGCTGCGGCATGAAGGAGAGCAGATAGACCCCGCGCGCCGCGGCGGATGCATCGGAGGAAAACGCAACAACCGGTACGCCGGCCGTGCGTGCGGCCTGGCCCGCACCGCTGACGGCGGGCGAGAATACGGGGCCGAGAATGAGTTCCGCGCCCTCGGAAATCGCCTGTTGCGCGGCCGCGCGGCCGCCCTCGGCGGTGCCGCCGGTGTCCTTGACGAGAACCTGGATGTCGGCGCCCTGGAAATCGTTCATCGCCAGTTCCGCCGCGTTGCGGAACACGGTGGCGATCTCGCCGGCGTTCGCGGTTGCCGATTTGGGCAGCAGCAGCGCCACGCGCACGGACCCGTTGCCCAGCACATCGCCGCTCGGCGCCGCCTGAGTCGGCCCGCGGCCGTCGAACTGCGGGTAGACGCCCGTGGTCGAGCCGGTACAGCCGCTCAAGCCCAGACCCGCGCCCAGCGTCAGCGCCAGCGCCCATCGTTTCGCGCCGCTCGTTCGCCCGTTTCCTGTCTGCAGCACGTTCTGGGTCTCCCGGATCCTGTTTCGCCCCGGCAAAAGGCCGAGCGATTTTGGCGATTTAGTGGAAGTCTGTCAAAACAACGACACCAATTTGCCCGGTTTGTTGTCTCGGCGCTACAACAGGGTGCACGATTCACGCGGCAGTCCCAGTCCCGGCAGCACGATTCATGGCAGCCGAGGTCACCGGACCCGCATTCAGGTGGCACGCTTCTATGACACGACCGCCACACAGCGGAACGAATATGGTCTCCGAGGACACGACGGACGCAGCGGTTTCCGATGCGGCTTTCGCCGACGATCAGCCCGCCCGTAATGCGGTACCCGGCACCGGCCGCTACAGCATCGGGGCGCAGGGCTTTTCGTCGCCGCGCATCGAACCCGGTCTCTACATCGTTTCGACGCCGATCGGCAACCTGCGCGATATCACGATCCGGGCGCTGGAGACGCTGAGCGGCGCGGACATGATCGCCTGCGAGGATACCCGCGTCACCCGCATTCTGCTACAGCGCTACGATATCCGCACGCCGCTGATCGCCTATCACGAGCACAATGCCGCGAAGATGCGGCCGAAAATCCTCTCGGCGCTGGCCGAGGGCAAGGTCGTTGCCCAGGTCTCCGACGCCGGAACGCCGCTCTTGTCGGATCCCGGCTACAGACTGGTTCGCGACGTGGTGGCCGAAGGGTTCCGGGTGTTTCCGATTCCGGGCGCATCGGCGCCGCTCGCCGCCCTCGTGGGCGCCGGCCTGCCCACCGACACGATTCTTTTCGCGGGGTTTCTGCCGCAAAAGTCCTCCGCCCGCCGCCGCCGGCTGGAGGATCTGCGGCACGTCCCGGCAACCCAGGTGTTCTTCGAATCACCCCGCCGGCTGGGTGCAACGCTTGGCGATATGGCGCAGGTGCTTGGGGGTGCGCGTGCGGCCGCTGTGGCGCGCGAGCTGACCAAGAAATTCGAAACCTTCGAGCGAGGCACGCTTGGCGACCTCGCGCAGCGGTTTGCCGACACGCCGCCCAGGGGCGAGATCGTCATTGCAATCGCGCCGCCGGAGGCGGAGGAAACCAGCGACGCGGATGTGGACGCGCTGTTGCGCGATGCGTTGCGGGATCTGCCTGTGAGCGCCGCCGCGGGCCAGATCGCGAAGCAGACCGGACGCGACCGCCGCGCGCTGTACAAGCGGGCGCTGGCGTTGCGTGACGAGACATCGGCGGATGAGGGCACGGGAGGTCATGACGGCTGATCCCAAACGCCGCCGCGCCCATCTGTGGGGCCTAAAGGCGGAAGCCCGCGCGGCCCTTTGGCTGCGGCTGAAGGGGTATCGCATTCTGGCGCGCCGCTACCGCACCCCGCGCGGCGAAATCGATCTGGTCGCCCGGCGGGGGGGCACCGTCGCCATCGTCGAGGTGAAGGCGCGCGACACCCGGGACGCTGCGCTGGAGGCCATCACGCCCGCAAACCGGCGCCGTGTCGTCGAGGCTGCCAACCTGTGGCTGTCGCGAAACCCGCGTTACAACGCCGCGACCTTGCGCTTCGACGCGCTGCTGATCGCGCCGGGTCAATGGCCGCATCATATGCCGAACGCCTTCGATGCGGATTGCTGACGGCCGACTGCCTCGGGAATCGTTTCCCGTTGCCGCAATCTTCGCGCGCGGCGTGGACAAATCGGGCATCGCACCGCATATGTGATTTTCAAGCCCGCTTGTGGTGCGCGTTTCCATGACGTCATGAACGCCCGCGGCGTCCGCCGCCAAGGCACCGCCTTCAAAAGGATCCCTGCCGATGCCGCTTCGCGTCGCTGTCCAGATGGACCATATCTCGACCGTCAACATCGCGGGCGACAGCGCATTTGCGCTGATGCTGGAAGCGGAAAGGCGCGGCCACCAGCTGTTTCACTACACGCCCGACCGGCTGGCGATGATCGGCGACAAGGTCTTTGCCCGGCTTGAGCCCGTCGCCGTGCGCGACGTCAAGGGCGACCACTACACGCTGGGCGAGGGCGTGCGCACGGATCTTGCGGAAATCGACGTGATCCTGATGCGCCAGGATCCGCCCTTTGATCTGGCCTATATCGCGGCCACCCACATGCTGGAGAAAATCCATCCCGACACGCTTGTCGTGAATGACCCGGCGCATGTGCGCAATGCGCCGGAAAAACTGTTCGTCACCGAATTCGCCGATCTGATGCCGCCGACGCTGGTCACCCGGGATCGCGACGAGATCGACGCGTTTCGCGCCGAGCATG is a genomic window containing:
- a CDS encoding GDCCVxC domain-containing (seleno)protein; protein product: MTTILQSTLTCPRCGHAECEQMPTDACQFFYTCKGCGGLLKPKAGDCCVFCSFGDVPCPPIQDARASGKDAHCCP
- the cysK gene encoding cysteine synthase A produces the protein MTEQRGRGRIYNSIVDTVGDTPIVRLDRLAKEKSVNANLLAKLEFFNPLSSVKDRIGVAMIDALERDGKITPGKTTLVEPTSGNTGIALAFVAAARGYRIILVMPETMSVERRKMLALLGAELELTDGSKGMKGALARADELLSEIPDAVMPQQFENPANPEIHRKTTAEEIWNDTKGNIDVFVSGIGTGGTITGVSQVLKSRKPDLHVVAVEPADSPILSGGQPGPHKIQGIGAGIIPAILDTSAYDEVITVTNDESFEMARLVAKLEGLPVGISSGAALTAAIKVGQRPEMVGKTIVVIIPSFAERYLSTALFEGLDV
- a CDS encoding [protein-PII] uridylyltransferase — its product is MTSLTEPFPELIDSAALRHEFSALTKPFGGDGTDLGVRSAVLARLKEVYQEGRDKVEQALREDGGGHLCARRLCFLQDEIIRVIYDFAVFHVYRVQNPSAAEHMSVVAVGGYGRGTLAPASDIDLLFLLPYKQTPWGESVVEYILYLLWDLGLKVGHATRTVGESLRLSRSDMTIRTAILEARYVWGHKDLAEELIERFDNEVVKNTGPEFIAAKLAERDERHRRQGQSRYLVEPNVKEGKGGLRDLHTLFWIAKYFYRLRSGNELVKAGVFSRAEYNRFVQCDDFLWAVRCHMHFLTGRPEERLSFDIQREIAQRLSYTEHPGQHDVERFMKHYFLIAKDVGDLTRILCAALEEKHAKQTPGLSRFLNTLKRSSRRQPLGSSKDFVVENDRLNIAHADVFKKDPINLIRAFSLAERHDLLFHPELMKLVRRSRRLIDRSLRENPEANRLFIGILTSRGDPETVLRRMSEAGVLSRFVPDFGKVEAMMQFNMYHHYTVDEHLLRAIGVLSEIERGEQGDDHPLSTEILKTTQNRKVLYVALFLHDIAKGRPEDHSIAGARIARRLCPRFGLNAAETETVAWLIEHHLLMSTVAQSRDLNDRKTITDFAEVVQSPERLKLLLVLTVADIRAVGPNVFNGWKGQLLRTLYYECEPVLAGGYSLPASSKRVEAAQRELAEELEGWSAAEIEAYRERHYPSYWLRVDLPQKLMHAEMIRDADASGKQLASKVTTHAFEGITEITVLAADHPRLLSTIAGSCFVAGANIVDAQIYTTTDGLALDTIFVTRELPDDADERRRGERITTLISRTLLGEEKLPNSVAQKAATRSRSKVFRLETEVLVNNSWSDRYTVLETSGLDRPGLLYDLTREISALNLNIASAHIATFGERAVDVFYVTDLTGQKIANVARQVKIRERIAAAFDGVQPAKPVKQAKAAWRSMTSVK
- a CDS encoding HAD-IA family hydrolase; this translates as MLPDLVIFDCDGVLVDTEKRSNEMLADVLTRDGFPMTYAESRRTFTGRSAASIQKMVEAQSGLDLGADWVDRLHSETEAIFAQGVPAIPGVHAQIERLHAAGVPFCVASSGLVSKMRITLGVTGLLPLLGDVLFSASMVENGKPAPDLFLHAARSMGHEPAGCVVVEDSVPGVLAAVAAGMRAVGYAGDPETSAEALRAAGADVIHDMAALGGMLGLSPAAA
- the murJ gene encoding murein biosynthesis integral membrane protein MurJ produces the protein MSLLKHFVTVGGATLSSRLLGFIRDVTMAAIIGTGPVADAFFVAFRLPNLFRRLFAEGAFNSAFVPLFARSLEEQGEEGARRFGEEVLAGLFWTLLVITAIAEVAMPALVWVLAPGFYSDPDKYDLAVLLSRITFPYLLCMSLIAFLGGILNTFERFAAAAFAPVLLNVVMIAVLGLIAVLGLDAGRESGIVLAGGVALAGLVQLVALATALKRYGFHLSMKRPRLTPGVKRLLQLGVPGVIAGGITQINIAVGTIIASTQASAVSYLYYADRVYQLPLGVVGIAIGVVLLPDLSRQLRAGNGDGVLHTQNRALEFALALTLPAAIALIVIPHPIISVLFQRGAFSAADTQATTAALAAFGVGLPSFVLIKVFSPAFFAREDTKTPMWFAGAAMVINVVGAFALYPFLAHVGIALATSLAGWANALLLVITLWRRGDFVPDAALAKRLPLMLLASLLMGGCVYAGAWALEDWLAAPALILRVAALALLVTGGMTAFALFVQLTGAVDIAARLKALRSKR
- the dut gene encoding dUTP diphosphatase, which codes for MSVPVKFQRLPNGVGLPQPAYQSDEAAGLDLTAAVDEGAPVVIAPGAYAMIETGIAIALPPGFEGQVRPRSGLAARHGVTVLNAPGTVDSDYRGEIKVLLINHGSKPFEVSRGARIAQLVVARVYRAELQQTGSLDDSGRGTGGFGSTGTH
- the trpS gene encoding tryptophan--tRNA ligase — protein: MSVFEPRVFSGVQPTGNLHLGNYLGAITRFVAMQDTHPCLYCVVDMHAITVWQEPAELQAAIREVASAYIAAGIDPKKSIIFNQSQVSGHAELAWIFNCVARMGWLNRMTQFKEKAGKNRENASTGLFVYPNLMAADILLYRATHVPVGEDQKQHLELTRDIAQKFNNDYAGRIADMGHDPEAGYFPLTEPIIAGPATRVMSLREGTKKMSKSDPSDLSRINLTDDADTISKKIRKAKTDAEALPSETDGLKDRPEAANLVGIYAALAEHSPEQVLNDFGGSQFSTFKPALADLAVAKLAPIADEMRRLKDDTAYIDQVLGAGADRADAIARPVMQGVKDITGFLSTRKG
- the coaBC gene encoding bifunctional phosphopantothenoylcysteine decarboxylase/phosphopantothenate--cysteine ligase CoaBC, with amino-acid sequence MLQGKRILLIISGGIAAYKALDLIRRLRERGAQVRAVMTAGAQNFVTPLSVGALTADTVFTDLFDRDAEHDVGHIRLSREADLIVIAPATADLLAKMAHGLADDLATAVLLAADKPVLAAPAMNPRMWQHPATRRNLATLEADGVAFVGPNTGEMAESKEAGPGRMAEPMEILAAIDAALGPVDAPLAGVKLLVTSGPTHEPIDPVRYLANRSSGKQGHAIAAAAAAAGADVTLVSGPVSIADPAGVTTVHVETAREMLAAVERALPCDVAVMAAAVADWRVDTEQGDKIKKDASGQPPALGFVENPDILATVSKAADRPRLVVGFAAETSALIANAKSKLARKGCDWIVANDVNHAGGVMGGDANTVRIVSRDGVEEWPKMDKVEVARRLVARIAASLNKS